A window of Ranitomeya variabilis isolate aRanVar5 chromosome 2, aRanVar5.hap1, whole genome shotgun sequence contains these coding sequences:
- the PNO1 gene encoding RNA-binding protein PNO1: MEMEDAAGSGEEFTVVTKKGKKRRAAEEKAMETGEQPSKRPSFPPISGDKLMGDKDEMRTIPVPSHRYTPLKENWMKIFTPIVENLQLQVRFNLKTRNVEIRTCKETTDVGALTKAADFVKAFILGFQVEDALALVRLDDLFLESFEVTDVKPLKGDHLSRAIGRIAGKGGKTKFTIENVTRSRIVLADSKIHILGSFQNIKMARTAICNLILGSPISKVYGNIRAVASRAADRF, translated from the exons ATGGAGATGGAGGACGCGGCCGGGTCCGGGGAGGAATTCACCGTGGTCACCAAGAAGGGCAAGAAGCGGCGGGCGGCCGAGGAGAAGGCGATGGAGACTGGGGAGCAGCCCAGTAAGAGGCCGAGCTTCCCACCGATCTCCGGGGACAAGCTGATG GGAGACAAAGATGAGATGAGGACAATCCCGGTCCCATCACACCGGTACACCCCGCTGAAAGAAAACTGGATGAAGATCTTTACTCCGATCGTAGAAAACTTACAGCTTCAAGTGCGGTTTAACCTGAAAACCAGAAATGTGGAAATTCGG ACTTGTAAAGAGACGACAGATGTCGGCGCCTTAACGAAAGCAGCGGATTTTGTGAAGGCTTTTATCCTGGGCTTCCAGGTGGAG GATGCGCTGGCTTTGGTTCGACTCGATGATCTTTTCTTAGAAAGTTTTGAAGTCACAGATG TCAAGCCACTGAAGGGAGACCATCTTTCTCGCGCTATTGGAAGAATAGCTGGAAAAGGAGGAAAGACCAAGTTCACCATTGAGAATGTTACGAGGAGCCGGATCGTCCTTGCAGACTC AAAAATACATATTCTGGGATCATTTCAAAACATCAAGATGGCGAGAACAGCGATCTGTAACCTGATTCTGG GAAGCCCAATATCCAAAGTCTACGGAAATATTCGTGCAGTGGCAAGCAGAGCGGCCGATCGGTTTTAA